A single window of Puniceicoccaceae bacterium DNA harbors:
- the atpC gene encoding ATP synthase F1 subunit epsilon: MSLQVEIVTPEGKLLSREVDSVIIPTELGETGILPGHVPLLAKVVRGELRLTQGVETDRIAVDKGFAEVIGSRVAILVEGAVDIDDVDLGTIEAAQKRAEEALEAAKNQNMDPSEIEQMETRLQFLMAQKLMKNPRA; this comes from the coding sequence ATGTCGCTTCAAGTAGAAATCGTCACGCCGGAGGGCAAGTTGCTCTCGCGAGAGGTGGATTCTGTGATCATTCCGACCGAGTTGGGCGAAACCGGCATACTGCCGGGTCACGTTCCACTGCTTGCAAAGGTGGTGCGTGGTGAGCTGCGCCTGACGCAGGGCGTGGAAACGGATCGCATTGCCGTCGACAAGGGCTTTGCTGAGGTCATCGGTAGCCGAGTTGCCATTTTGGTGGAGGGTGCCGTGGACATTGATGATGTGGACTTGGGCACGATCGAAGCCGCGCAAAAGAGAGCGGAGGAAGCTCTGGAGGCAGCGAAGAATCAAAACATGGATCCTTCCGAAATTGAGCAGATGGAAACCCGCCTGCAATTCCTGATGGCCCAGAAATTGATGAAAAATCCAAGGGCTTAA